From Chloroflexota bacterium, one genomic window encodes:
- a CDS encoding thioredoxin family protein yields the protein MAALKIGDKAIPFVDDQQHALSDYADKAAVAVIFSCNHCPYVRAWEDRMIQIQADYADKGVQLIAINANDATKYPDDSFPKMKERAQEKGFNFPYLYDETQEVARAYGAERTPEVFLFDGEGILRYHGAIDDNYEDPSAVQHHYLRDALDAVLAGQDPPVAETPPVGCTIKWK from the coding sequence ATGGCTGCTTTGAAAATCGGTGATAAGGCGATCCCCTTCGTCGATGATCAGCAGCATGCGCTGTCGGATTATGCCGACAAGGCCGCGGTGGCCGTGATCTTTAGCTGCAATCACTGCCCGTATGTGCGCGCTTGGGAGGATCGGATGATCCAGATCCAGGCGGATTATGCGGACAAGGGTGTGCAGCTCATTGCCATCAACGCCAATGACGCGACGAAGTATCCGGACGACAGCTTCCCGAAGATGAAGGAGCGGGCTCAGGAGAAGGGATTCAACTTCCCGTATCTGTACGATGAGACGCAGGAGGTCGCGCGAGCGTACGGGGCCGAGCGGACGCCGGAGGTGTTCCTGTTCGATGGGGAAGGTATCCTGCGGTATCACGGCGCGATCGATGACAACTACGAGGACCCCAGCGCGGTGCAACATCACTACCTGCGAGATGCGTTGGATGCCGTGCTGGCGGGGCAGGATCCCCCGGTGGCGGAGACGCCGCCCGTGGGCTGCACGATCAAGTGGAAGTAG
- a CDS encoding DUF664 domain-containing protein codes for MAVTNIKQSAENAALTLNHVALAKHKGVNAPHPLVTQIRFARSEFARCLDGLSDKDARHRIMPMNCISWMVGHLAAQEQYYFVFFPQGEVPHPQLNKLVGFGHPASTPPLAEMWQIWHDITRAADAFLDALTTEQLLMHLEQEIDGFEGSLFGTASKKVLAQSSVRSSESVGTRMLRTIYHYFFHTGEAHAIRQQLGHPDLPYFVGDMEAAVYQGHP; via the coding sequence ATGGCTGTGACGAATATCAAACAATCTGCCGAGAATGCGGCATTAACCCTAAATCATGTTGCGCTCGCCAAGCACAAAGGAGTAAATGCACCTCATCCGCTCGTAACCCAAATCCGTTTTGCTCGCAGTGAATTTGCTCGCTGTTTAGATGGGCTCTCTGATAAAGACGCTCGCCATCGCATTATGCCCATGAACTGCATAAGTTGGATGGTTGGCCATCTGGCAGCCCAAGAGCAATACTATTTTGTGTTTTTCCCCCAGGGTGAAGTGCCACACCCCCAATTGAATAAACTGGTCGGCTTCGGCCATCCCGCGTCGACGCCGCCCCTGGCCGAGATGTGGCAAATCTGGCACGACATCACCCGAGCCGCGGATGCTTTCCTGGATGCGCTAACCACGGAACAATTGTTGATGCATCTGGAGCAGGAGATTGACGGATTTGAAGGCTCCTTATTCGGGACGGCCAGCAAGAAGGTTTTGGCACAAAGTAGTGTCCGCTCAAGTGAAAGCGTGGGCACCAGGATGCTTCGCACGATCTATCATTACTTTTTTCACACGGGCGAAGCCCATGCCATTCGCCAGCAATTAGGACACCCGGATTTGCCGTATTTTGTAGGAGATATGGAGGCGGCTGTTTACCAGGGTCATCCCTGA
- a CDS encoding DUF2703 domain-containing protein produces MKICFLYYEDCPSHEQALARLRQVMAEEGVQEEIEIIKVETEEQAQALQFIGSPTIRVDGRDIDPPPPDAYYALTCRAYRLEDGRISPLPSTEMIRRALRSAADR; encoded by the coding sequence GTGAAGATCTGTTTCCTGTACTATGAGGATTGCCCTTCCCATGAGCAGGCGTTGGCCCGTCTGCGGCAGGTGATGGCGGAGGAGGGCGTTCAGGAGGAGATCGAGATCATCAAGGTGGAGACGGAGGAACAGGCGCAGGCGTTGCAGTTTATCGGATCACCGACGATACGGGTGGACGGGAGGGATATCGACCCGCCGCCGCCCGATGCATACTACGCGTTGACCTGTCGGGCTTATCGGTTGGAGGATGGGCGGATCTCCCCGTTGCCGTCAACGGAGATGATCCGCAGGGCTTTGCGCTCCGCGGCGGATCGTTGA
- a CDS encoding F0F1 ATP synthase subunit epsilon, which yields MATLHCEVVTAERVVYSGEADMVIAPGVEGEMGILPNHAPLMTALTYGELVIRKEGEEDVLIAIGGGFMEVNGNRVTILADSAERAEEIDISRAEAARRRAEERLRQRHQENIDFARAEAALRRSLVRLRVAEKVRRRRERSTSPPGAQH from the coding sequence ATGGCTACCTTGCATTGTGAGGTCGTGACTGCTGAGCGCGTCGTCTACTCCGGGGAGGCGGATATGGTCATCGCGCCCGGCGTGGAGGGCGAGATGGGGATCCTGCCGAACCACGCGCCGTTGATGACGGCGCTCACCTATGGCGAGCTGGTCATCCGCAAGGAGGGCGAGGAGGATGTCCTGATCGCCATCGGCGGCGGTTTCATGGAGGTGAACGGGAATCGGGTGACCATTCTGGCCGACTCGGCCGAGCGGGCGGAGGAGATCGACATCTCCCGCGCGGAGGCGGCGCGTCGTCGGGCGGAGGAGCGGCTGCGGCAGCGTCACCAGGAGAATATCGACTTCGCCCGGGCGGAGGCCGCCTTGCGGCGCTCGCTGGTTCGATTGCGTGTCGCCGAGAAGGTCCGCCGTCGCCGGGAGCGATCCACCTCGCCGCCGGGGGCACAACACTAG
- a CDS encoding F0F1 ATP synthase subunit alpha, translating to MAIRLEDFTEQIKRQIETFEAPVETVDVGYVLDVGDGIARASGLAGVMASELVEFPPTATRPHSVTGMVLNLEAEQVGIVIMGDYIGIEEGDEVRSTGRIASVPVGEALLGRVVNALGEPIDGKGPIEAREYRPIERIAPGVIYRANVDTPVQTGIKAIDAMIPIGRGQRELIIGDRQTGKTAIAIDTIINQKGQDLFCIYVAIGQKRASVAQVVATLERYGAMEYTTVVVASASDPAALQYIAPYAGCAIGEYFMEQGQDALVVYDDLTKHAWAYRQISLLLRRPPGREAYPGDIFYLHSRLLERAARMHPKYGGGSLTALPIIETQAGDVSAYIPTNVISITDGQIYLEPDLFYAGQRPALNVGISVSRVGGDAQTKAMKQVAGRMRLELAQYRELAAFALFSSDLDPATRRQLERGQRLSEILKQPQYEPMSLDHEVMIIFAAVNNYLDDVPIEKIRDWESAFHKFMDTQHPEIGRAIMRDKELTEDTITLLRAAIEEFKATVQI from the coding sequence ATGGCGATCCGGCTGGAAGATTTCACGGAACAGATCAAGCGTCAGATCGAGACTTTCGAGGCGCCGGTAGAGACGGTCGATGTCGGATACGTGCTGGACGTGGGGGATGGGATTGCGCGCGCCTCGGGGCTGGCCGGCGTGATGGCCAGCGAGTTGGTGGAGTTCCCTCCGACGGCCACCCGGCCTCATAGTGTGACGGGGATGGTCCTCAACCTGGAGGCCGAGCAGGTGGGTATCGTCATCATGGGAGACTACATCGGCATCGAGGAGGGGGACGAGGTGCGCTCCACGGGGCGCATCGCCTCGGTGCCCGTCGGCGAGGCCCTGTTGGGGCGCGTGGTGAACGCGTTGGGTGAACCCATCGATGGGAAGGGACCCATCGAAGCTCGGGAGTACCGCCCCATCGAGCGGATCGCCCCGGGCGTTATCTACCGGGCGAACGTGGATACGCCGGTCCAGACGGGGATCAAGGCCATCGACGCCATGATCCCGATCGGTCGCGGCCAGCGTGAGCTGATCATCGGGGACCGGCAGACCGGGAAGACGGCCATCGCCATCGATACCATCATCAATCAGAAGGGGCAGGACCTGTTCTGCATCTACGTCGCCATCGGCCAGAAGCGGGCCAGCGTGGCGCAGGTCGTGGCCACACTGGAGCGGTACGGCGCGATGGAGTACACCACGGTCGTGGTGGCCTCGGCCTCGGATCCGGCCGCGCTGCAATACATCGCCCCGTATGCCGGCTGTGCCATCGGGGAATACTTCATGGAGCAGGGACAGGATGCGCTGGTCGTCTACGACGATCTGACCAAGCACGCCTGGGCCTATCGGCAGATCTCGCTTCTGTTGCGCCGTCCCCCGGGCCGTGAGGCATACCCGGGCGACATCTTCTACTTGCACTCCCGTCTCCTGGAGCGGGCGGCGCGCATGCACCCCAAGTATGGTGGCGGCTCCCTCACCGCTCTGCCCATCATCGAGACCCAGGCGGGCGATGTGTCGGCCTACATCCCCACCAACGTGATCTCCATCACCGATGGGCAGATCTACCTGGAGCCGGACCTGTTCTACGCCGGTCAGCGGCCCGCTTTGAACGTCGGTATCTCGGTCTCGCGCGTCGGCGGTGATGCCCAGACGAAGGCGATGAAGCAGGTCGCCGGGCGGATGCGACTGGAGCTCGCCCAGTATCGGGAGCTGGCCGCCTTCGCCCTGTTCAGCTCCGATTTGGACCCGGCCACCCGCCGCCAGCTGGAGCGAGGCCAGCGGCTCAGCGAGATCCTCAAGCAGCCTCAGTACGAGCCGATGTCGCTCGACCACGAGGTGATGATCATCTTCGCCGCCGTCAATAACTACCTGGACGATGTGCCCATCGAGAAGATCCGGGACTGGGAGAGCGCGTTCCACAAGTTCATGGATACCCAGCATCCCGAGATCGGGCGGGCCATCATGCGGGACAAGGAGCTGACCGAGGATACCATCACCCTGCTGCGGGCGGCCATCGAGGAGTTCAAGGCGACGGTCCAGATTTAA
- a CDS encoding ADP-ribosylglycohydrolase family protein, whose amino-acid sequence MNVTELKQLLADELNQRREEGCDVSDWEPRVAALDAETVPDLLALYDELMKLVPRRDFPYEEPSDLPTIRSLRPSGPRHIPATPDKARLQDRILGAYLGRCAGCNLGKPVEGWSREKIRRYLEIAGEYPLRSYFPVIDPFPEGLELHENYRETARGRIRWMARDDDIDYTILGLHCLETYGLDFTTENVGETWLQLLPYHQVYTAERVAYRNLVEGYDPPLSATRYNPYREWIGAQIRADGFGYAAPGLPEVAAEFAYRDAALSHVKNGIYGEMWVAAMLAAALVAPGHTMEDILHVIEVGLSEIPANSRVAEAIRDVMRWREETDDWEEAWERIHRKYGHYHGVHTINNAALVTLGLVYGAGDFERTICIAVMGGWDTDCNGATAGSVIGAMIGADALPYKWVGPLNNTVRSMVAGYDFSRITDLAGRSLAIAEEVWNRWR is encoded by the coding sequence ATGAACGTCACGGAACTCAAGCAGTTGCTGGCTGATGAGCTCAATCAGCGCCGAGAGGAGGGATGCGACGTCTCCGACTGGGAGCCGCGCGTGGCGGCACTGGATGCGGAGACGGTGCCCGACCTTCTGGCATTGTACGATGAGCTGATGAAGTTGGTGCCGCGACGGGATTTCCCGTACGAGGAGCCGTCGGATCTGCCGACCATCCGGTCTCTGCGGCCGTCGGGGCCGCGCCATATCCCGGCGACCCCGGATAAGGCCCGATTGCAGGATCGTATCCTAGGCGCGTACCTCGGCCGTTGCGCGGGCTGCAACCTGGGCAAGCCGGTTGAGGGGTGGTCTCGCGAGAAGATCCGTCGCTATCTGGAGATCGCCGGGGAGTATCCGCTTCGCTCCTATTTCCCCGTGATCGACCCGTTCCCGGAAGGGTTGGAGCTGCACGAGAATTATCGGGAGACGGCGCGAGGACGTATCCGCTGGATGGCTCGAGACGACGACATCGATTACACGATCCTGGGGCTGCACTGTCTGGAGACCTACGGATTGGACTTCACGACGGAGAATGTGGGGGAGACCTGGCTGCAGCTGCTGCCTTACCATCAGGTATATACGGCGGAGCGGGTGGCGTATCGCAATCTGGTGGAGGGGTATGATCCACCCCTATCGGCCACGCGCTACAACCCTTACCGGGAGTGGATCGGCGCTCAGATCCGCGCCGACGGCTTTGGCTACGCGGCGCCGGGGCTCCCTGAGGTCGCCGCCGAGTTCGCCTATCGGGACGCCGCGCTCAGCCATGTGAAGAACGGCATCTACGGCGAGATGTGGGTGGCCGCCATGCTGGCGGCGGCGTTGGTCGCACCCGGCCACACGATGGAGGATATCCTGCATGTGATCGAGGTGGGCCTGAGTGAGATACCGGCGAACAGCCGGGTGGCGGAGGCCATCCGGGATGTGATGCGCTGGCGCGAGGAGACGGATGACTGGGAGGAGGCGTGGGAGCGCATCCACCGCAAGTACGGCCATTACCATGGCGTGCATACCATCAACAATGCCGCCCTGGTCACCCTGGGCCTGGTGTACGGCGCGGGGGACTTTGAAAGGACGATCTGCATCGCGGTGATGGGGGGATGGGACACCGATTGTAACGGGGCCACGGCCGGTTCCGTGATCGGCGCCATGATCGGAGCGGACGCGCTGCCGTATAAGTGGGTGGGGCCGCTGAACAACACGGTGCGCAGCATGGTCGCCGGCTACGATTTCTCCCGCATCACGGATCTGGCCGGGCGTTCGCTGGCCATCGCCGAGGAGGTATGGAATCGCTGGAGGTGA
- the atpG gene encoding ATP synthase F1 subunit gamma produces the protein MASLREIRRRIRGIRNVSQVTRAMQMVAASKMRRAQAQVLGTRPYSDRAWQILKHLAAQQVAAGTLHPLLEVRDSINAVALVLITADKGLCGAYNANMLRVASRFILDAEQPVQVIAVGRRGASFMARHRQNLLAEFSDLPPQPGILDITPIARTVIEVFLKGDVDEVYLGYTQFVNTLVQRPVIRRLLPLPTSRAHRRIGVASTVVQEEEPPERVGEYIYEPDPQSILDIVLPRFTEIQIYQAVLEALASEHSARMVAMRSATENANELLASLTLSYNRARQDAITREMLDIAGGVEAMGRKR, from the coding sequence GTGGCAAGTCTGCGTGAGATTCGGCGCCGCATACGGGGGATCCGGAACGTCTCCCAGGTAACCCGGGCGATGCAGATGGTCGCCGCGTCCAAGATGCGGCGTGCCCAGGCCCAGGTGTTGGGGACCCGCCCCTACTCCGATCGGGCCTGGCAGATCTTGAAGCATCTGGCGGCGCAGCAGGTGGCCGCGGGCACCCTGCATCCGCTTCTGGAGGTGCGGGATTCGATCAATGCCGTGGCCCTGGTGTTGATCACGGCGGATAAAGGGCTGTGCGGCGCCTACAACGCGAACATGTTGCGCGTGGCCTCCCGCTTTATCCTGGATGCGGAGCAGCCGGTGCAGGTGATCGCCGTGGGCAGACGGGGGGCGTCCTTCATGGCGCGTCACCGCCAGAACCTGTTGGCCGAGTTCAGCGATCTTCCGCCGCAGCCCGGCATCTTGGATATCACCCCCATCGCCCGCACGGTCATCGAAGTCTTCCTCAAGGGCGATGTGGACGAGGTCTATTTGGGGTATACGCAGTTCGTCAATACGCTCGTACAGCGGCCTGTGATCCGGCGGCTTCTGCCGCTGCCCACGTCGCGTGCGCATCGCCGGATCGGCGTGGCCAGTACCGTGGTGCAGGAGGAGGAACCCCCGGAGAGGGTGGGGGAATACATCTACGAGCCGGACCCGCAGAGCATTTTGGACATCGTCCTGCCACGGTTCACGGAGATCCAGATCTATCAGGCGGTGCTGGAGGCGCTGGCCAGCGAGCACTCGGCTCGCATGGTGGCGATGCGTTCGGCGACGGAGAACGCGAATGAATTGCTCGCCTCGCTGACGCTGAGCTACAACCGAGCGCGTCAGGACGCGATCACCCGGGAGATGCTGGACATCGCGGGTGGCGTGGAGGCGATGGGACGGAAGCGATAG
- the atpF gene encoding F0F1 ATP synthase subunit B: MEKLGINLNYLIAQIVNFGIMLFLLKQFLYQPVLNMLETRKERIRESLAEADRVRQEAAAERERYQQELEAARRESQEAIQKAMQASERLREEILQQARQEAEEIRARAREEAERERERILEQAREQVAELVILATERLISQTVDEQAQRKLVHEFLNELEVAS; encoded by the coding sequence GTGGAGAAGTTAGGCATCAATCTCAATTACCTGATTGCCCAGATCGTCAACTTCGGGATCATGCTGTTCCTGCTAAAGCAGTTCCTGTATCAGCCCGTGCTCAACATGCTGGAGACCCGCAAGGAGCGGATTCGGGAGAGCCTGGCCGAGGCGGATCGGGTGAGGCAGGAGGCCGCGGCGGAACGGGAGCGCTATCAGCAGGAGCTGGAGGCAGCCCGGCGTGAGAGCCAGGAGGCTATCCAGAAGGCCATGCAGGCCAGCGAGCGCCTGCGGGAGGAGATCCTGCAGCAGGCCCGCCAGGAGGCGGAGGAGATCCGGGCGCGAGCACGGGAGGAGGCGGAGCGTGAGCGTGAGCGGATCCTGGAGCAGGCCCGGGAGCAGGTCGCTGAGCTGGTGATCCTGGCTACCGAGAGGTTGATCAGCCAGACGGTGGATGAGCAGGCCCAGCGCAAGCTGGTCCACGAGTTCTTGAATGAGCTTGAGGTCGCATCGTGA
- the atpD gene encoding F0F1 ATP synthase subunit beta yields the protein MAKGSIGRVVQVMGAVVDVAFPFGELPEIYHALTIERANGASGDGSGESETLVLEVQQHLGNEWVRCVAMGSTDGLRRGMQVVDTGAPITVPVGKGTLGRIFNVLGQPVDMAGEVEADDYYPIHRPAPSFEEQITEVQVFETGLKVIDLIAPFTKGGKTGIFGGAGVGKTVIIMELIRNIAMEHGGVSVFAGVGERTREGTQLWMEMQESGVIDKTVMVFGQMNEPPGVRLRVGLTGLTMAEYFRDQGMDVLLFIDNIFRFVMSGSEVSALLGRMPSAVGYQPTLGTEMGDLQERITSTRRGSITSMQAVYVPADDYTDPAPVTTFAHLDATISLERSLAAQGLYPAVDPLASTSRILDPRIVGEEHYEVAREVQRVLQRYKDLQDIIAILGIDELSDEDKLTVARARKIQRFLTQPMFVAAQFTGREGRYVPIRETVRGFKEILEGKHDDLPEQAFYMAGTIDEVVENAKRLQQEGEA from the coding sequence ATGGCAAAGGGGTCTATCGGTAGGGTCGTGCAGGTTATGGGCGCCGTGGTGGACGTGGCGTTTCCCTTCGGCGAGCTGCCCGAGATCTATCACGCGCTTACCATTGAGCGTGCCAATGGCGCCAGCGGTGACGGATCCGGCGAGTCTGAGACGCTGGTCCTGGAGGTGCAGCAGCACCTGGGGAACGAATGGGTGCGCTGCGTGGCCATGGGAAGCACGGACGGCCTGCGTCGGGGGATGCAGGTCGTGGATACCGGCGCGCCGATCACCGTGCCCGTGGGCAAGGGGACGCTGGGGCGCATCTTCAACGTGCTGGGGCAGCCGGTGGATATGGCGGGCGAGGTCGAGGCGGATGATTACTACCCCATCCATCGGCCGGCGCCGTCCTTTGAGGAGCAGATCACCGAGGTGCAGGTCTTTGAGACCGGCCTGAAGGTGATCGATCTGATCGCTCCCTTCACGAAAGGCGGCAAGACCGGCATCTTCGGCGGCGCCGGTGTGGGGAAGACCGTGATCATCATGGAGCTGATCCGCAACATCGCGATGGAGCACGGTGGCGTCTCCGTGTTCGCCGGTGTGGGGGAGCGCACCCGTGAGGGGACCCAGCTCTGGATGGAGATGCAGGAGTCCGGCGTCATCGACAAGACGGTGATGGTCTTCGGGCAGATGAATGAGCCGCCGGGCGTGCGCTTGCGGGTCGGCCTGACCGGTCTGACCATGGCGGAGTACTTCCGGGACCAGGGCATGGACGTCCTCCTCTTCATTGACAACATCTTCCGATTCGTGATGTCCGGCTCCGAGGTCTCGGCGCTGTTGGGGCGCATGCCCAGCGCGGTGGGGTATCAGCCGACCCTGGGCACGGAGATGGGCGATCTGCAGGAGCGGATCACCTCCACCCGGCGGGGATCCATCACGTCCATGCAGGCCGTTTACGTGCCCGCTGACGACTACACCGATCCCGCCCCGGTGACCACGTTCGCCCACCTGGATGCGACGATCTCCCTGGAGCGCTCCCTGGCGGCGCAGGGGCTTTACCCGGCGGTGGACCCGCTGGCCTCCACATCGCGCATCTTGGACCCGCGCATCGTCGGGGAGGAGCACTACGAGGTCGCCCGAGAGGTGCAGCGGGTGTTGCAGCGCTACAAGGATCTCCAGGACATCATCGCCATCCTGGGTATTGACGAGCTCTCCGATGAGGACAAGCTGACGGTGGCGCGAGCGCGCAAGATCCAGCGTTTCCTGACGCAGCCGATGTTCGTCGCGGCTCAGTTCACCGGTCGGGAGGGTCGCTACGTGCCCATCCGGGAGACGGTGCGTGGCTTCAAGGAGATCCTGGAGGGGAAGCACGACGATCTGCCCGAGCAGGCGTTCTACATGGCGGGCACGATCGATGAGGTCGTCGAGAACGCGAAGCGGCTCCAGCAGGAGGGAGAGGCATAG
- a CDS encoding AtpZ/AtpI family protein codes for MIQRHPLLFRFLYLTVVVLVFTAVPLAVGVWADRRLETEPWLTLAGVLVGVTIATVGIWRIIRRTYIRLAQPSARKGKQ; via the coding sequence ATGATCCAAAGGCATCCTCTTCTTTTTCGTTTTCTCTATCTGACCGTAGTCGTTCTGGTCTTCACTGCGGTCCCTTTAGCTGTTGGCGTCTGGGCGGATCGTCGATTGGAGACGGAGCCGTGGCTCACCCTGGCGGGGGTGTTGGTCGGTGTGACCATCGCCACGGTGGGGATCTGGCGGATCATTCGGCGTACATACATAAGGCTGGCGCAGCCGTCGGCTCGCAAAGGTAAACAGTGA
- the atpE gene encoding ATP synthase F0 subunit C: MENMEFLPAGLAIGLGAIGPGIGIGLLVMGAMQAIGRNPEAAGEIRTNMILGIVFAEAVAIYALVMALILKFV, translated from the coding sequence ATGGAGAACATGGAGTTCCTACCTGCAGGTCTTGCGATCGGCTTGGGCGCTATCGGTCCTGGCATCGGGATTGGCCTTCTGGTGATGGGGGCCATGCAGGCGATCGGTCGCAACCCCGAGGCGGCCGGCGAGATCCGCACCAACATGATCCTCGGTATCGTGTTCGCTGAGGCGGTGGCGATCTACGCTTTGGTGATGGCTCTGATCCTCAAGTTCGTGTAG
- a CDS encoding transposase family protein, producing the protein MRGKRHAWELILVLIALGILLGESTPYGIGQWVAAHEGALLAWTCALWSRRDNR; encoded by the coding sequence GTGCGAGGGAAACGGCATGCCTGGGAGCTCATTCTGGTCTTGATTGCTCTTGGGATTCTTCTTGGTGAGAGCACACCCTACGGGATAGGGCAATGGGTTGCTGCTCATGAGGGGGCATTGTTGGCGTGGACGTGCGCATTGTGGAGTAGGCGGGACAACCGCTAG
- the atpB gene encoding F0F1 ATP synthase subunit A, which yields MHNVVSALRRFFTPRTTAIVVGTLVLIIGSRILFPVPLPTIQLPAEHIPGFTIFGFPVTNTLLATLLADITLLAIVIAVNRQMKLVPSGLQNLVEWFIESFYNMVEEIAGDNARRFFPLFMTILSFLLIANWWELAPGFDSIGIIEPAHKEGMRAYAIKDLGPIAILTPEESEHGYVLVSFLRVAASDLNLPLALALIVMVYVQVVGIQALGLSYFRKFFNFSGFIEAFVGILELISEFAKIISFSFRLFGNIFAGQVLLFVIPFLIPMLAVLPFYGLELFVGFMQAFVFAILLVVFASMAVVPHDGHEEHQEASH from the coding sequence GTGCACAACGTCGTTAGCGCCCTGAGACGGTTCTTTACCCCTCGAACCACGGCGATTGTTGTGGGAACGCTCGTTCTGATCATTGGCAGCCGCATCCTGTTTCCGGTGCCGTTGCCCACGATTCAACTCCCCGCTGAGCACATCCCTGGGTTCACGATCTTTGGATTCCCCGTGACCAACACGTTGCTGGCCACCCTGCTGGCGGACATCACGCTGTTGGCCATCGTGATAGCCGTGAACCGCCAGATGAAGTTGGTCCCCTCGGGGCTGCAGAACCTGGTGGAGTGGTTCATTGAGTCCTTCTACAACATGGTCGAGGAGATCGCGGGGGACAATGCGCGCCGTTTCTTCCCCCTCTTTATGACGATCCTCTCGTTCCTGCTCATCGCGAACTGGTGGGAGCTGGCCCCCGGGTTTGACAGCATCGGCATCATCGAGCCGGCGCATAAGGAGGGGATGCGCGCCTATGCGATCAAGGATCTGGGGCCTATCGCCATCCTGACCCCGGAGGAGTCGGAGCACGGGTACGTGCTCGTCTCCTTCCTGCGGGTGGCGGCCTCAGACCTGAATCTGCCGCTGGCGCTGGCGCTGATCGTGATGGTGTATGTCCAGGTGGTCGGCATTCAGGCGCTGGGGCTCTCCTATTTCCGTAAATTCTTTAACTTCAGCGGCTTCATCGAGGCATTCGTGGGGATCCTGGAGTTGATCAGCGAGTTCGCCAAGATCATCTCCTTCAGCTTCCGACTTTTCGGCAATATCTTCGCGGGGCAGGTCTTGCTATTCGTGATCCCGTTCCTGATCCCGATGTTGGCCGTGTTGCCCTTCTACGGGCTGGAGCTTTTCGTCGGGTTCATGCAGGCCTTCGTGTTCGCCATCCTGCTCGTCGTCTTCGCCTCCATGGCTGTGGTTCCCCATGATGGCCACGAAGAGCACCAGGAAGCTTCTCATTGA
- the atpH gene encoding ATP synthase F1 subunit delta has protein sequence MSSATMERTEIARKYAQAAYESALSSWLRRLSAVRQALTTHPDVREKLNSSASFTERRKALDEILPDDVGEDVRNFLYVLLKDGRIDLLDEVIIEFEHMARRGPEARIARVISAVPLTEEEKEQLRERLIKRFGGDLEFDFRVDPQILGGVIVKVGDEVIDGSLASKLAAMRAQLTRAL, from the coding sequence GTGAGCAGCGCAACGATGGAGCGGACGGAGATCGCCCGCAAGTACGCGCAGGCCGCCTATGAATCCGCGTTGAGCTCCTGGCTGCGTCGGCTCAGCGCGGTCAGGCAGGCCCTGACGACGCATCCGGACGTGCGCGAGAAGCTCAACTCCAGCGCGTCCTTCACGGAGCGTCGGAAGGCGCTGGACGAGATCCTGCCCGACGATGTCGGAGAGGATGTGCGGAACTTCCTGTATGTGCTTCTGAAGGACGGGCGGATCGACCTGTTGGACGAGGTGATCATCGAGTTCGAGCACATGGCCCGGAGGGGGCCGGAGGCCCGGATCGCCCGCGTCATCAGTGCCGTCCCGCTCACGGAGGAGGAGAAGGAACAGCTGCGGGAGCGGCTGATCAAGCGGTTCGGCGGCGATCTGGAGTTCGACTTCCGCGTGGATCCTCAGATCCTGGGCGGGGTGATCGTGAAAGTGGGCGATGAAGTGATCGACGGCAGCCTGGCCAGCAAGTTGGCTGCTATGCGAGCGCAGCTGACCCGCGCGCTCTAG